Proteins encoded in a region of the Benincasa hispida cultivar B227 chromosome 2, ASM972705v1, whole genome shotgun sequence genome:
- the LOC120070934 gene encoding uncharacterized protein LOC120070934 isoform X2 — translation MEQQQQKKRLCSHSRTSSSKGKRKRQPHSLFDLNTTFSLLLAAVSNPHNPYSASLIPKCLTHLHSALLPQSPHPLHTLPPPILSLLPLLILSQRQRIASRAAEIVGSASLLSLRMNEVIALDDGVVRALISALACSKRMVALAACNALLDLSTTSFGRQSLVHFSAIQRLISAFLQVSASSEMSVSVGTVYNENSVSLKARFEGDELSVSILNAAIVLINTCHFIHLEKIPGYHLKAFLAFLRNQWIEVRSKMMQINKIKCSQEQFDMSNISTNDLAVSIFRLSVSTDRVSGVFPVKEVKTLLGLSGSNFEEFMLNHWEASPWLMRKSSRTINEEADIIGSFMGSMTSIEKIHSFVSPMLGRLVSCSPIASDELDIHNFLEEARNELGFPLIYQQDIRVLRTDERLKKEIHFFHKNFEPCCTKGPHFLKLNDALKCEEAFKEGYTIALRGMEFRCEKIAAIANTVACLFGQPSVGANMYLTPPSSQGLARHYDDHCVFVCQLAGSKQWTVFSPPRTCLPRLYDSHEFPSCSEVESPFTVGRQFLLREGDVLYIPRGFLHEARTVNDGPDGSSLHLTFGIEIEPPFEWEGFVHTAVYCWNWSHNPKEYDTLFAPMSLELLHFAIWLISVSDHNFRKACLVAASSLASDTNNRLDLNQKATFSRLIDKISRESKFLEVVAGIKISIEKDEDPFHRMRWIRLLNVDGKESVKEGKWTMPSIGIKDLLSTCVNHREKMETIFVEVKSRFCSEVRFENAVECYKKLLKRFRKVRSQYTKGMISLH, via the exons ATGGAGCAGCAACAGCAGAAGAAGAGGCTTTGTAGCCATAGCCGCACCTCTTCTTCCAAAGGCAAACGAAAGAGACAACCCCATTCCCTCTTCGATCTCAATACcactttctctcttcttctcgcCGCCGTCTCTAACCCTCACAATCCCTACTCTGCTTCCTTGATTCCCAAATGCTTAACCCACCTCCATTCCGCTCTTCTTCCTCAATCTCCACACCCTCTCCATACTCTTCCCCCTCCAATCctctctcttcttcctcttctcatTCTTTCCCA GCGCCAACGAATTGCTTCTCGTGCTGCTGAGATTGTGGGTTCTGCTTCGCTTCTCTCCCTCCGTATGAATGAAGTGATTGCTTTGGATGATGGGGTTGTGAGGGCTTTGATCTCGGCTTTGGCGTGTTCTAAGAGAATGGTTGCGTTGGCTGCTTGTAATGCTCTTCTCGATTTGTCCACCACGTCGTTTGGCCGGCAAAGCTTGGTGCATTTCTCTGCTATCCAGCGTCTTAT ATCTGCATTTCTGCAGGTTTCAGCCTCTTCAGAGATGTCGGTTTCCGTAGGCACTGTATATAATGAAAATTCTGTAAGCTTGAAGGCAAGATTTGAAGGAGATGAACTTTCAGTATCAATTCTGAATGCAGCTATAGTTCTCATTAACACTTGCCATTTCATACATTTGGAAAAGATACCAGGCTACCACTTGAAAGCATTCTTGGCATTTTTGAGAAATCAATGGATAGAAGTGCGTAGTAAAATGATGCAAATTAACAAAATCAAGTGCTCGCAGGAGCAATTTGATATGAGCAACATTAGCACCAATGATTTGGCTGTGAGTATTTTTAGGCTCTCTGTCAGTACCGATCGCGTTAGCGGAGTTTTTCCAGTGAAGGAGGTTAAAACTTTATTGGGTTTAAGTGGGTCAAACTTTGAAGAATTTATGCTCAACCACTGGGAAGCATCACCATGGCTCATGCGGAAATCCTCAAGAACCATAAATGAAGAAGCTGATATCATCGGATCATTTATGGGGTCTATGACCTCAATTGAAAAGATTCATTCCTTTGTTTCACCAATGCTTGGAAGGTTAGTTTCTTGTAGTCCAATTGCCTCAGATGAACTAGATATACATAATTTCTTAGAGGAGGCAAGAAATGAATTGggatttcctttaatttatcAGCAAGATATACGTGTCCTGAGAACAGATGAGCGTTTGAAAAAAGAGATACATTTCTTTCATAAGAATTTTGAGCCATGCTGCACAAAGGGCCCTCATTTCTTGAAGTTAAATGATGCGCTAAAATGTGAAGAAGCTTTTAAGGAGGGTTATACAATTGCTTTGCGTGGGATGGAATTTCGATGTGAGAAGATTGCTGCTATTGCCAATACTGTAGCATGTCTGTTTGGTCAACCATCTGTAGGTGCTAATATGTACTTGACACCTCCAAGTTCTCAGGGTTTGGCTCGTCATTATGATGATCATTGCGTGTTTGTATGCCAGCTTGCTGGAAGCAAGCAGTGGACTGTTTTTAGTCCACCAAGGACGTGTTTACCTCGCTTGTATGATTCTCATGAATTCCCAAGTTGTTCAGAGGTTGAGAGTCCATTCACGGTTGGAAGACAATTTTTACTAAGGGAGGGTGATGTTTTATATATTCCTCGAGGATTTCTTCATGAGGCTCGTACTGTAAATGATGGTCCTGATGGGTCTTCCCTACACCTTACTTTTGGTATTGAGATTGAACCTCCTTTTGA GTGGGAAGGATTTGTTCATACTGCTGTCTACTGTTGGAATTGGAGTCATAACCCAAAGGAATATGATACTTTGTTTGCACCCATGTCTCTAGAACTGCTGCACTTTGCAATTTGGTTAATTAGTGTCTCTGATCATAACTTTCGAAAGGCTTGCTTGGTAGCAGCTAGTTCACTGGCCTCAGACACCAACAATAGGCTTGACCTGAACCAAAAGGCTACTTTCAGTAGATTGATAGATAAGATCAGTAGAGAGTCAAAATTCTTGGAAGTGGTTGCTGGTATAAAAATTTCCATTGAGAAAGACGAAGATCCCTTTCATCGGATGAGATGGATTAGGCTTCTCAACGTAGATGGGAAAGAAAGTGTCAAAGAAGGTAAATGGACTAtgccttcaattggtatcaaagacCTGTTATCTACTTGTGTTAATCATAGAGAAAAGATGGAAACTATATTTGTGGAGGTAAAATCCAGATTTTGTAGTGAAGTGAGATTTGAAAATGCTGTGGAGTGCTATAAAAAGTTGCTCAAGAGGTTTAGGAAGGTCAGAAGTCAATATACGAAAGGAATGATTTCTTTGCATTGA